One part of the Paenibacillus silvisoli genome encodes these proteins:
- the trpA gene encoding tryptophan synthase subunit alpha, whose amino-acid sequence MNAIDAAFQRLREEGRTALIPFVTIGDPDLDTSVDIIRTLEEAGADMIELGVPYSDPLADGPVIQRASERALSNGRVTLGDVVHVAEKARQAGVKLPFILFTYFNPVLQYGLDRFFELVTAKGISGLIIPDLPLEEDAELRAMAEAVDIHLIPLVAPTSNDRVARIAAKARGFVYCVSSLGVTGVRADFHAGIDEFLATVRGATSTPIAVGFGISNREQVERFGKQADGVIVGSAIVRKIEETVPLLQAAETKQQGLGQIRAFVSELSGRTS is encoded by the coding sequence ATTAATGCAATCGATGCGGCATTCCAGCGGCTACGCGAGGAAGGCCGTACCGCACTCATTCCGTTCGTGACGATTGGCGACCCCGATCTCGATACATCGGTAGACATTATCCGGACGTTGGAAGAAGCCGGCGCGGACATGATCGAGCTCGGCGTTCCGTATTCCGATCCGCTGGCGGACGGCCCCGTCATTCAACGCGCTTCCGAGCGCGCCTTGAGTAACGGCCGCGTAACGCTTGGCGATGTCGTGCACGTGGCGGAGAAAGCCCGCCAAGCCGGAGTGAAACTGCCATTCATTCTGTTCACTTACTTTAATCCGGTACTGCAATACGGTCTAGATCGGTTCTTCGAACTGGTAACGGCTAAAGGCATCAGCGGCCTCATCATTCCGGATCTGCCGCTCGAAGAGGATGCGGAGCTTCGCGCCATGGCGGAAGCGGTGGACATTCACCTGATCCCGCTGGTTGCGCCAACATCCAACGACCGCGTGGCGAGGATCGCTGCCAAAGCGCGCGGCTTCGTCTACTGCGTATCGTCGCTCGGCGTTACCGGCGTTCGCGCCGACTTCCATGCGGGCATCGACGAGTTTCTCGCGACCGTTCGCGGCGCGACATCGACGCCGATCGCGGTCGGCTTCGGCATTTCGAACCGCGAGCAGGTCGAACGCTTCGGCAAACAGGCCGACGGCGTCATCGTAGGCAGCGCGATCGTCCGCAAGATCGAAGAGACGGTGCCGCTTCTGCAAGCGGCGGAAACGAAGCAGCAGGGCTTGGGCCAAATCCGCGCGTTCGTAAGCGAGCTAAGCGGACGTACGTCTTAA
- the hisC gene encoding histidinol-phosphate transaminase — protein sequence MQPKQSIVHLPVYQPGKPIEEVKRELGLKEVIKLASNENPFGSSEHAKAAIQQELANISIYPDGGSVELTNALAAYLGVTPKQIIFGAGSDEVILMLARAYLTPGDETIMADETFPQYKHNCEIEGATIIEVPLNNGTHDLTAMLAKVTDRTKIIWVCNPNNPTGTIVRKDELEAFIRQVPSNVIVVLDEAYFEYVTDAEYPDGITLLPEFKNVIVLRTFSKVYGLASLRIGYGVGHEEVIRSINQVREPFNTSRFGQAAAKASLADTAFLSSCRERNAEGIVYMCEQFDRLGLSYFEAHGNFVMVDVKLPSQQVFDGLLRKGIISRARWSYYPTHIRITVGSREQNEAFIRALEEVLTEAAVLG from the coding sequence ATGCAACCGAAACAAAGTATTGTTCATTTGCCGGTTTACCAGCCTGGCAAGCCAATTGAGGAAGTAAAGAGAGAGCTTGGCCTTAAAGAAGTCATTAAGCTTGCATCCAACGAGAATCCGTTCGGCAGCTCCGAGCATGCGAAAGCGGCGATTCAACAGGAGCTTGCCAACATAAGCATTTATCCGGACGGCGGCAGCGTCGAACTGACGAACGCGCTGGCCGCATATCTTGGCGTAACGCCGAAGCAAATTATTTTCGGCGCAGGCTCCGACGAAGTCATTCTCATGCTGGCGCGCGCTTACTTGACGCCTGGCGACGAGACGATTATGGCCGACGAAACGTTCCCGCAGTACAAGCATAACTGCGAAATCGAAGGCGCGACCATCATCGAGGTTCCGCTGAACAACGGCACGCACGACCTGACCGCGATGCTGGCTAAAGTAACGGACCGTACGAAAATCATTTGGGTGTGCAACCCGAACAACCCGACGGGTACGATCGTGCGCAAGGACGAGCTGGAAGCATTCATTCGCCAAGTGCCATCGAATGTCATTGTCGTGCTCGACGAAGCGTATTTCGAGTATGTGACGGACGCGGAATACCCGGACGGCATTACGCTGCTGCCTGAATTCAAGAACGTCATCGTGCTGCGCACGTTCTCCAAAGTTTACGGTCTTGCCTCGCTTCGCATCGGTTATGGCGTAGGTCACGAAGAAGTGATCCGCTCCATCAATCAAGTGCGCGAGCCGTTCAACACGTCCCGATTCGGCCAAGCTGCGGCGAAAGCGTCGCTGGCTGACACGGCGTTTCTGAGCAGCTGCAGAGAGCGCAACGCCGAAGGCATCGTCTACATGTGCGAGCAGTTCGACCGCTTGGGCTTGAGCTATTTCGAAGCGCACGGCAACTTCGTCATGGTCGACGTGAAGCTGCCTTCGCAGCAGGTGTTCGACGGTTTGCTGCGCAAAGGGATCATCTCCCGCGCGCGCTGGTCGTACTACCCGACTCACATCCGGATTACGGTCGGCAGCCGCGAGCAGAACGAAGCATTCATCCGCGCGCTTGAAGAAGTGCTCACGGAAGCGGCGGTGCTGGGGTAA
- a CDS encoding prephenate dehydrogenase — MTKIAIFGVGLIGGSLALCFKGKPGITVVGHSPRESSAAKYLERGVVDHATTSLREAAEGADFIFLCVPVGSLDQYVHGLSQLDLKPGCIITDVGSTKASVAASAKQAQLGDAVFIGGHPMAGSERSGVEAASYYLFENAFYVLTPDDSTPQQAIDKLTELLAYTRAHIVHVRPDEHDEIVGAISHLPHIIAVALVNLVRGYNDSNSLYSVLAAGGFRDITRIGSSDPVVWRDILVNNREVLLKLLREWQGGTNAFIDMLENEDGAGIERAFTQSGQFRSKLPERRKGMIHSVYECYIDVPDRPGVIGHVATELGNSSINLSNIQIIESREDVPGILRLSFRKQEDLDRAVERLAQIGYSVHF; from the coding sequence ATGACGAAAATTGCGATATTCGGCGTCGGTTTGATCGGCGGCTCGCTCGCGCTCTGCTTCAAAGGCAAGCCGGGCATCACGGTCGTCGGCCATTCCCCACGCGAATCATCCGCAGCCAAGTACCTTGAGCGAGGCGTCGTCGATCATGCGACGACGTCTCTGCGCGAGGCGGCGGAAGGCGCGGATTTTATTTTTCTATGCGTACCCGTAGGATCGCTCGATCAGTACGTGCATGGCCTTAGCCAGCTGGATCTGAAGCCGGGCTGCATCATCACGGACGTTGGCAGCACGAAAGCGTCCGTCGCAGCGTCCGCCAAGCAAGCGCAGCTAGGCGATGCCGTATTTATCGGCGGGCACCCGATGGCCGGCTCGGAGCGTTCTGGCGTGGAAGCGGCCTCCTACTATTTATTCGAGAACGCGTTCTATGTATTGACTCCTGACGATTCGACGCCTCAGCAGGCAATCGACAAGCTGACCGAGCTATTGGCATACACGAGAGCCCATATCGTCCATGTGCGTCCGGACGAGCATGACGAAATCGTCGGGGCGATCAGCCATTTGCCGCATATTATCGCGGTAGCGCTCGTTAACCTCGTACGCGGATACAACGACAGCAATTCGCTGTACAGCGTGCTTGCCGCGGGAGGCTTCCGCGACATTACGCGAATCGGCTCCAGCGACCCGGTCGTCTGGCGCGACATTCTGGTGAATAACCGCGAGGTGCTGCTGAAGCTGCTGCGCGAATGGCAAGGCGGGACCAACGCGTTCATCGACATGCTGGAGAACGAGGACGGCGCCGGAATCGAGCGCGCGTTCACGCAATCCGGCCAATTCCGCAGCAAGCTGCCGGAACGCCGGAAGGGCATGATCCATTCCGTCTATGAATGTTATATCGACGTGCCCGATCGTCCGGGCGTAATCGGACATGTTGCGACAGAGCTCGGCAACAGCAGCATCAACTTAAGCAATATTCAAATCATCGAGAGCAGGGAAGACGTTCCGGGCATCCTGAGACTGAGCTTCCGCAAGCAGGAGGATTTGGACCGCGCCGTCGAGCGGCTGGCGCAAATTGGCTATTCCGTGCATTTTTAA
- a CDS encoding RNA polymerase sigma factor, with product MTDSQLIREIKDGNIQLYSELMRRYQRKILAFIYHMLKSAKLELLAEDLCSETFYKAYRSLHSFREVDASFSTWLYTIARNTVLSELRKQKAGSVSFDEVGFIPIAPPEAVPEQRLLQSERMTMVREAINSLPEKQRSALILREYDQLDYQEIASILGQTVSSVKSLLFRARSSVKVQLEPYFGESPMLEEYEGMKMR from the coding sequence ATGACGGATTCCCAGCTAATACGCGAAATAAAAGACGGAAACATACAGCTATATTCGGAATTGATGCGGCGCTACCAGCGTAAGATCCTTGCCTTCATCTATCACATGTTAAAGAGCGCGAAGCTCGAGCTGCTGGCAGAGGATCTTTGCTCGGAAACGTTCTATAAAGCGTATCGAAGTCTGCACTCATTCCGGGAAGTGGATGCTTCCTTCTCTACATGGCTGTATACCATAGCACGCAATACGGTACTTAGCGAGCTGCGCAAGCAGAAAGCAGGCAGCGTATCCTTCGACGAAGTCGGATTTATTCCGATCGCGCCGCCGGAAGCCGTTCCGGAGCAGCGTTTGCTGCAGTCCGAGCGGATGACGATGGTGCGCGAAGCGATCAACAGCCTGCCGGAGAAGCAGCGCTCGGCGCTCATTCTGCGCGAATACGACCAGCTGGACTATCAGGAAATAGCCAGCATACTCGGACAGACGGTAAGCTCCGTCAAGTCTCTTCTGTTCCGCGCACGAAGCAGCGTTAAGGTACAGCTTGAACCGTATTTCGGCGAATCGCCAATGCTGGAGGAATACGAGGGGATGAAAATGCGATGA
- a CDS encoding anti-sigma factor family protein — protein MKCVEVQQSFGVYWDLPEDDRERKSVNEHLLTCESCREEFRIWEESEQLIKFFSDPSNDIGPIDHMNTGVMDRIYAEQSWYMPIPERSYRFTKTFRRNVTAIIACCMAMFVCGLFYVLKGMGDSSSVEVAKLTGLLETANAASDSTVISADFYADVPVASISDPIVLNIVPTVPQYYVALSLLGIIITLLILNWFSRTRH, from the coding sequence ATGAAGTGCGTCGAAGTGCAACAATCGTTTGGAGTCTACTGGGATCTGCCTGAAGATGACCGCGAACGAAAGTCAGTCAACGAACATCTTCTGACCTGCGAGTCTTGCAGGGAGGAATTCCGTATATGGGAAGAGAGCGAGCAGCTCATCAAATTTTTCTCCGATCCCTCCAATGATATCGGGCCTATCGACCATATGAATACCGGCGTCATGGACCGAATTTACGCCGAGCAATCCTGGTACATGCCTATTCCTGAACGCAGCTACCGGTTCACGAAGACGTTTCGCAGAAACGTGACGGCGATCATTGCCTGCTGCATGGCGATGTTCGTTTGCGGTCTGTTCTATGTGCTGAAGGGGATGGGGGATTCCTCGTCCGTCGAAGTAGCCAAGCTGACCGGATTGCTGGAAACCGCGAACGCGGCCAGCGACAGCACGGTCATCAGCGCCGATTTCTACGCGGACGTTCCCGTTGCCAGCATCAGCGACCCGATCGTGCTGAATATTGTGCCAACCGTACCGCAATACTATGTGGCATTGTCGCTGCTCGGCATCATCATCACGCTGCTTATTCTGAACTGGTTCTCTCGTACCCGGCATTAG
- a CDS encoding histidine phosphatase family protein: MRIGLIRHGKTDWNGLGKIQGQTDIPLNAEGIRQAHALARRLQHEPMKWDAVVSSNLSRAVETARIIADTLGIPLLPGDERLRERYYGEIEGTTEAERLAKWGPHWKKCDCGQENDASVRERSLSFVEEAAAANPALNLLVVTHGSLLAQLLQAMCASLSDKPIHNLSFSILEREGGGWTPLLHNCTLHLEQLQS, encoded by the coding sequence TTGCGGATCGGGCTTATACGGCATGGGAAGACAGACTGGAACGGACTTGGCAAAATCCAAGGACAAACCGACATCCCGCTGAACGCGGAAGGGATTAGACAAGCGCATGCGCTGGCGCGACGCCTGCAGCATGAGCCGATGAAATGGGATGCCGTCGTATCCAGCAACTTGTCCAGAGCCGTTGAAACTGCGCGCATCATAGCCGATACGCTCGGCATTCCGCTGCTGCCTGGCGATGAGAGGCTGCGCGAACGGTACTACGGCGAAATCGAAGGCACCACGGAGGCGGAACGGCTCGCGAAGTGGGGGCCGCATTGGAAGAAATGCGATTGCGGACAGGAAAACGATGCGTCCGTCCGGGAGCGTTCCCTTTCGTTCGTCGAAGAAGCCGCCGCCGCCAATCCGGCGCTCAACTTGCTCGTCGTCACGCACGGCAGCCTGCTCGCGCAGCTGCTGCAAGCGATGTGCGCAAGCCTATCGGATAAACCGATTCACAATCTATCATTTTCCATCCTGGAGCGCGAAGGCGGCGGATGGACGCCGCTGCTGCACAACTGCACGCTGCATCTGGAACAGCTTCAGAGCTGA
- a CDS encoding IDEAL domain-containing protein has translation MDKMKVSYEVMLGLAAEMLLDEAVLKFRRDKLYLAIDQALASGDKDTFRRLTDELKTLHT, from the coding sequence ATGGACAAAATGAAAGTATCGTACGAAGTGATGCTCGGGCTTGCTGCTGAAATGTTACTCGATGAGGCTGTACTCAAATTCCGTAGGGATAAGCTTTATCTGGCCATTGATCAGGCGCTTGCCTCTGGCGACAAGGATACGTTCCGTCGTCTGACAGACGAGCTGAAAACTTTACACACATAA
- a CDS encoding DUF2487 family protein produces the protein MKFSELSAEGWAELAPYLDTAVLPVTGLTGEEMPYEATAKLERLRDVLDLIEIPFKGRIVTYPACQYGEWTPAFQGQLQHICANLRQAGFKHVVVVAAVHVPTDVEQGGESGADLIIGPAEDGQLPTAAEVSEAVRKLWLGRA, from the coding sequence ATGAAATTCAGCGAACTGAGCGCTGAGGGTTGGGCGGAGCTTGCGCCTTATCTGGATACGGCGGTGCTTCCCGTAACCGGGCTTACCGGCGAAGAAATGCCTTACGAAGCGACCGCGAAGCTGGAACGGCTGAGAGACGTGCTCGATCTGATCGAAATTCCGTTCAAGGGCAGAATCGTTACATACCCCGCTTGCCAGTACGGCGAGTGGACCCCCGCATTTCAAGGACAGCTGCAGCACATATGCGCGAACTTAAGACAAGCCGGCTTCAAGCATGTCGTTGTCGTCGCCGCGGTCCACGTGCCGACGGATGTCGAACAAGGCGGAGAAAGCGGCGCGGATCTGATCATCGGCCCAGCCGAGGACGGCCAGCTTCCGACAGCGGCGGAAGTAAGCGAAGCGGTACGGAAGCTGTGGCTCGGACGAGCTTAG
- a CDS encoding QcrA and Rieske domain-containing protein yields MSNHEHNDNSHRSAKKSGMSRRQFLSYTLGGAGAFMAAGMSLPMIRFAVDPILKKKAGGTWIKVVEASKITNEPQEFKFKIHQVDGWYVSDPELTAWISKDEQGNAFALSPVCKHLGCTIAWNTEKNNEYVCPCHNAHYTKDGKNLIVAPKPLDEYDLKIENEWVYLGPIKANTRV; encoded by the coding sequence ATGAGTAACCATGAACACAACGATAACTCGCATCGCTCGGCTAAGAAGAGCGGCATGTCCCGGCGTCAATTTTTGTCGTATACGCTCGGAGGCGCAGGCGCATTCATGGCTGCAGGCATGTCACTTCCGATGATACGTTTTGCGGTTGACCCGATTTTGAAAAAGAAGGCCGGCGGTACTTGGATTAAGGTTGTCGAGGCAAGCAAGATTACGAACGAACCGCAGGAATTTAAATTTAAAATTCACCAGGTTGACGGTTGGTACGTCAGCGATCCGGAGCTAACCGCTTGGATCTCTAAGGACGAGCAAGGCAATGCCTTCGCGCTTTCCCCGGTCTGCAAGCACTTGGGATGCACCATCGCGTGGAACACGGAGAAGAACAACGAATACGTTTGTCCGTGTCACAACGCACACTACACCAAGGACGGCAAGAACTTGATTGTAGCGCCTAAGCCTCTCGACGAGTACGATCTCAAGATCGAGAACGAATGGGTATATCTTGGACCAATTAAAGCAAATACACGGGTTTAA
- the qcrB gene encoding menaquinol-cytochrome c reductase cytochrome b subunit, which translates to MLKGVYNWIDERLDITPMWRDVADHEVPEHVNPAHHFSAFVYCFGGLTFFITVIQILSGMFLTMYFVPDIINAYKSVDYLQHKVAFGGIVRGMHHWGASLVIVMMFLHTLRVFFTGSYKAPREMNWVVGMLIFFIMLGLGFTGYLLPWDNKAYFATKVGIQIAESVPYIGTYIKELMQGGEIVGAETLTRFFAIHVFFLPGALLALLAAHFFMIRKQGISGPL; encoded by the coding sequence ATGTTAAAAGGGGTATACAACTGGATTGACGAACGTCTTGACATTACGCCGATGTGGAGGGACGTGGCGGACCACGAGGTTCCGGAGCACGTTAACCCTGCTCATCACTTTTCCGCATTCGTGTATTGCTTTGGCGGATTGACGTTTTTCATCACGGTCATTCAAATTTTGTCGGGTATGTTCCTGACGATGTACTTCGTACCGGATATTATCAATGCGTACAAGAGCGTTGACTATCTCCAGCACAAAGTCGCATTCGGCGGTATCGTTCGCGGCATGCACCACTGGGGCGCATCGCTCGTTATCGTCATGATGTTCCTCCATACGCTTCGCGTATTCTTCACGGGCTCTTATAAGGCGCCTCGCGAAATGAACTGGGTTGTCGGCATGCTGATTTTCTTCATCATGTTGGGCCTCGGCTTCACAGGCTACCTGCTTCCATGGGATAACAAAGCCTACTTCGCGACGAAGGTTGGTATTCAAATCGCTGAATCTGTGCCGTACATCGGTACATATATCAAAGAACTGATGCAAGGCGGCGAGATCGTAGGCGCCGAAACGCTGACGCGTTTCTTCGCGATTCACGTCTTCTTCCTGCCAGGCGCGCTTCTTGCGCTTCTTGCGGCACACTTCTTTATGATCCGGAAGCAAGGTATTTCGGGACCACTATAA
- a CDS encoding menaquinol-cytochrome c reductase cytochrome b/c subunit, producing the protein MAHGHKSNEKVVFVGDSRVRKKAKTGPSVPPDYSSYPGKSEAFIPNFLLKEWMVGVVVLVGFLVLTISEAAPLGYPADPTNAAFIPMPDWYFLFLYQFLKLQYVSKDYVVLGTVGVPGVAFGALLLAPFLDTGKERRFYRRPIASLLMIMSLVSCFWLTKQSWDHYQHELEITNTVPEHIMREEKAREAAEKAAESGGGGEAAEVEVPLVDKDDPAVELTKKAQCVACHGADLKGNESSGIPSFHGIGDEFSKEELVDIVTNGKNNMPPFKDKLTAEEIDQLTTWLAKQKKAE; encoded by the coding sequence ATGGCACACGGCCACAAATCGAACGAAAAAGTAGTATTCGTCGGCGACTCGCGGGTACGTAAAAAAGCGAAGACGGGCCCATCCGTGCCACCGGACTATTCCTCTTATCCAGGCAAATCGGAAGCGTTCATTCCGAACTTCCTGCTTAAAGAATGGATGGTCGGTGTCGTGGTGCTCGTCGGATTTCTCGTCCTGACGATTTCCGAAGCGGCTCCGCTCGGTTACCCTGCGGATCCTACGAATGCTGCGTTTATTCCGATGCCGGACTGGTACTTCCTGTTCCTGTATCAATTTCTGAAATTGCAATACGTATCGAAAGACTATGTCGTTCTCGGTACGGTAGGCGTACCTGGCGTCGCTTTCGGCGCGCTGCTGCTGGCTCCATTCTTGGATACGGGCAAAGAGCGCCGCTTCTACAGACGTCCAATCGCATCGCTTCTGATGATTATGTCGCTTGTTTCCTGCTTCTGGCTGACGAAACAATCGTGGGACCACTACCAGCACGAGCTGGAGATTACGAATACGGTTCCAGAGCATATCATGCGTGAAGAAAAAGCGCGCGAAGCTGCCGAGAAAGCTGCCGAATCCGGCGGCGGCGGTGAAGCCGCTGAAGTTGAAGTTCCGCTAGTGGACAAGGACGATCCGGCTGTCGAGCTGACGAAGAAAGCACAGTGCGTTGCATGTCACGGTGCGGACTTGAAAGGTAACGAGAGCTCGGGCATTCCATCGTTCCACGGAATCGGCGACGAATTCAGCAAGGAGGAGCTTGTTGATATCGTGACCAACGGTAAAAACAACATGCCTCCATTCAAAGACAAGCTGACGGCGGAAGAAATCGACCAGCTGACGACTTGGCTCGCGAAGCAGAAAAAAGCCGAATAA
- a CDS encoding DUF1405 domain-containing protein: MLWSREFLTNRIILWLMLITNAAGTVYGYIWYGRQIEYTLQFHPIWRVVFVPDSPTASLFFTLSLLFLIFPRLGKPNPIYIGIRTIVEALGVVTSIKYGIWAVTMIAAGGFQGDPLEWQHYMLIVSHLAMALEALLFIRFFVFGRFAAFLALVWLLLNDTLDYTYYIYPWLPDVLENDLPAIQSFTMGLSVVSLLVTWLFISFRKV, translated from the coding sequence ATGTTATGGAGCCGCGAGTTTCTGACCAATCGGATTATTCTATGGCTGATGCTAATCACGAACGCGGCCGGGACTGTATACGGTTATATCTGGTATGGACGGCAAATTGAATACACGCTGCAATTTCACCCGATTTGGCGTGTCGTATTCGTTCCGGACAGCCCTACGGCGAGTCTGTTTTTTACGCTTTCGCTCCTCTTTCTGATTTTTCCTAGGCTTGGCAAGCCGAATCCGATTTACATAGGCATCAGAACCATCGTCGAGGCGCTCGGCGTCGTCACGTCCATCAAGTATGGCATTTGGGCCGTTACGATGATTGCCGCAGGCGGCTTTCAAGGCGACCCGCTGGAATGGCAGCATTACATGCTGATCGTTTCCCACTTGGCCATGGCCTTAGAAGCGCTGCTGTTTATCCGGTTCTTCGTATTTGGCCGTTTTGCGGCGTTCTTGGCATTGGTATGGCTGCTGTTGAACGATACGTTGGATTACACGTACTATATTTATCCATGGCTGCCGGACGTGCTCGAAAACGATCTGCCTGCCATCCAATCGTTTACGATGGGGCTGTCGGTGGTCAGCTTGCTCGTCACGTGGCTCTTTATCTCGTTTCGTAAGGTCTAA
- a CDS encoding sporulation protein YpjB, whose protein sequence is MRASSLFALLCSAVIIGVLSGCQLAAPAAGKSAKPAFETDQPSNALEQLSTLSDDIYTAAYGSNRQLVFTLLQRLETVSEAPVIRSSGTAAGWKAFDGSVASAKKALLQKNASREWYTQAARLKLATDALNRPQVPLWLQYEGVLREDEQRLRTSWQMQAESNVEAAAVSLDIYREHVDRFEVAALMQRDEGSIRRLQEQMAYAEQVLSGVEEGVANAAAVSIALDSLEHAANEVFNRTDGAGETALAKAIPPGATIGSLRSGRAQLAEMFIAAFVMVILSLAGWRKYSQQQPQGIPFPKDKHKP, encoded by the coding sequence ATGCGTGCATCATCGTTGTTCGCGCTGTTATGCAGCGCAGTCATTATCGGAGTTCTATCAGGCTGTCAGCTGGCGGCCCCTGCTGCCGGCAAATCGGCCAAGCCTGCCTTTGAAACGGATCAGCCATCCAATGCACTGGAGCAGCTCAGTACGTTATCGGATGACATTTATACGGCGGCTTACGGCTCTAACCGTCAGCTTGTCTTTACGCTGCTGCAGCGGCTGGAAACCGTTTCGGAAGCTCCCGTCATACGGAGCAGCGGAACGGCCGCGGGCTGGAAGGCGTTTGACGGAAGCGTGGCTTCGGCGAAGAAGGCGCTCCTTCAGAAGAACGCGAGCCGGGAGTGGTATACGCAAGCGGCTCGCTTAAAGCTGGCCACCGACGCGCTCAATCGGCCTCAAGTGCCGTTGTGGCTGCAGTACGAAGGGGTGCTGCGGGAGGATGAGCAACGGCTGCGGACTTCCTGGCAAATGCAAGCCGAGAGCAATGTAGAGGCGGCAGCGGTGTCGCTGGATATATATCGCGAGCATGTCGACCGGTTTGAGGTCGCTGCGCTCATGCAGCGGGATGAAGGGAGCATACGCCGGCTGCAGGAGCAAATGGCGTATGCGGAGCAGGTATTGTCCGGCGTGGAAGAAGGGGTCGCGAATGCGGCGGCGGTTTCGATCGCGCTGGATAGCTTGGAACATGCTGCGAACGAGGTATTCAATCGGACGGATGGCGCCGGGGAAACGGCGCTGGCCAAAGCGATTCCGCCGGGAGCGACGATCGGCAGCCTGCGCAGCGGACGCGCCCAGCTGGCGGAAATGTTCATCGCCGCCTTCGTCATGGTCATCCTCTCGCTGGCCGGCTGGCGAAAGTACAGCCAGCAGCAGC